One window from the genome of Montipora foliosa isolate CH-2021 chromosome 5, ASM3666993v2, whole genome shotgun sequence encodes:
- the LOC138002248 gene encoding uncharacterized protein, producing MFLDTNVSTLPNGEVEVQVYRKATHTNKYLAFDSHHPVQHKRSVVSTLMRRGNTIPSSKALRTEETSSVQDSLQVNGYPTKFIENAAQPRSGPQSHHPDPAGLAVVPYVQGVSDRVKRTLQHFNIKTAFKPIRTLASVFKKPKNHR from the coding sequence ATGTTCCTGGATACTAATGTATCCACCCTCCCCAATGGTGAGGTTGAGGTGCAAGTATACCGAAAAGCCACCCATACCAACAAGTACTTGGCATTTGATTCACACCACCCTGTACAACATAAGAGATCTGTGGTCAGCACGTTGATGCGCCGCGGGAACACCATCCCATCTAGCAAGGCCCTGAGAACAGAGGAAACATCCAGCGTCCAGGACAGCCTACAGGTGAATGGATATCCCACCAAATTCATTGAAAATGCTGCCCAACCAAGGTCTGGTCCACAAAGCCACCATCCTGACCCGGCTGGCCTTGCCGTGGTACCCTATGTTCAAGGGGTATCGGACAGGGTAAAACGCACACTGCAACATTTCAACATAAAGACTGCTTTTAAACCCATACGCACACTTGCTTCTGTCTTTAAGAAACCGAAGAACCATCGATAA